The following are encoded together in the Streptococcus oralis genome:
- a CDS encoding threonine aldolase family protein — protein sequence MTNKTLNFANDYLQGAHPAILKRIMETNEMEMSGYGNDSISASAVESIRKACACPQAAVHFLAGGTQTNQVMIDSLLQSYQGVIATKTGHISVHEAGAIEFGGHKVLELEGTDGKLTAQQIKETIENYWADKNHEHMVMPGMVYLSQPTELGTLYSKAELEAISQVCKEKNVKLFVDGARLAYALVCPENDVSLADLTNLCDAFYIGGTKCGALLGEAVVIPNPQLLPHMTTIIKQHGALLAKGRLLGIQFDELFKDKLYQTIGEDAISYANQIRLACKNAGLPLYFENPTNQVFCIVNDEQMKNLSQKVIFSYWEKYDDKHTVIRFATAWSSQKEDVEALCKVIEEL from the coding sequence ATGACAAACAAAACTCTAAATTTTGCAAATGATTATCTTCAAGGAGCACATCCTGCGATTCTCAAACGAATCATGGAAACCAATGAAATGGAAATGAGCGGATATGGGAACGATTCGATTAGTGCCAGTGCTGTTGAAAGCATCCGAAAAGCCTGCGCTTGTCCGCAGGCAGCTGTCCATTTTCTTGCCGGTGGAACCCAGACCAACCAAGTCATGATTGACAGTCTTCTCCAATCTTACCAAGGGGTGATTGCTACAAAAACTGGTCATATCAGCGTTCATGAGGCTGGTGCTATCGAATTTGGAGGTCACAAGGTACTCGAACTAGAGGGAACAGATGGAAAATTGACTGCCCAGCAAATTAAAGAAACCATTGAAAATTATTGGGCTGATAAAAATCATGAGCATATGGTCATGCCAGGAATGGTCTATCTCTCTCAACCAACTGAACTCGGAACCCTTTATTCCAAAGCAGAATTAGAAGCTATTTCTCAGGTTTGTAAGGAAAAGAATGTCAAACTCTTCGTAGATGGTGCTCGTCTTGCTTACGCACTTGTCTGTCCTGAAAATGATGTCAGTCTTGCTGATTTGACTAACTTATGCGACGCATTCTACATCGGTGGTACCAAATGTGGCGCTCTTCTCGGGGAAGCAGTCGTTATCCCTAATCCTCAACTCCTTCCTCACATGACCACCATTATCAAACAACACGGCGCCCTTCTAGCCAAAGGAAGACTTCTCGGCATTCAATTTGACGAATTGTTTAAAGACAAGCTCTATCAAACGATTGGCGAAGATGCGATTTCCTATGCCAACCAAATTCGTCTAGCTTGTAAAAATGCTGGCCTCCCCCTTTATTTTGAAAATCCAACCAATCAAGTCTTTTGTATTGTAAATGATGAACAGATGAAAAACTTGTCTCAAAAAGTGATTTTCTCTTACTGGGAAAAATATGATGATAAGCATACCGTCATCCGTTTTGCGACCGCCTGGTCTAGTCAAAAAGAAGATGTAGAAGCCTTATGCAAGGTGATTGAGGAGTTATAA
- a CDS encoding LysR family transcriptional regulator, with protein sequence MDASKCQAVLIASETGSFSAAAEQLNYTQSGITRMISSLEEELEFSLFIRSKKGVRLTENGKLMLPYFREIVESSQIAQEMSDDIKGVVRGSITIACYFSVSSMWMPRLLKVFSESYPNIQIKLLEGGNKEIAKWLAEKSVDICLCAEPQDKTNYSWEELYRDPLLVWLPKNHPKARQAQYEIKDLEAEEFIHTLPGQDTDQDRLIEKENLNLKTRFTTKDGFTTYQLVKAGLGVSFNQAMIAQDWKEDVVQLPLTPPRFVSLGLALPKQKPTSPAVQRFLKCMEEEFSGLVNPTP encoded by the coding sequence ATGGACGCAAGTAAGTGCCAGGCAGTTCTAATCGCTAGTGAAACAGGTTCTTTTTCAGCTGCAGCAGAACAACTCAATTATACTCAGTCAGGGATTACGAGAATGATTTCGAGTTTGGAAGAAGAATTAGAATTTTCCTTGTTTATCCGCAGTAAAAAAGGAGTTCGCTTGACGGAGAATGGGAAATTGATGTTGCCTTATTTCAGAGAAATCGTTGAATCCAGTCAGATTGCGCAAGAGATGAGTGATGATATAAAAGGTGTCGTTCGTGGCTCCATCACGATTGCCTGCTACTTTAGTGTATCTTCTATGTGGATGCCTCGTCTTTTAAAAGTTTTTTCAGAGAGCTATCCCAATATCCAGATTAAGTTGTTGGAGGGTGGGAATAAGGAAATAGCTAAGTGGTTAGCAGAAAAATCTGTCGATATCTGTTTATGTGCAGAACCTCAAGACAAGACGAACTATAGTTGGGAAGAACTCTATCGGGACCCACTTCTTGTTTGGCTCCCCAAAAATCATCCTAAGGCTAGACAAGCTCAATACGAGATAAAGGATTTGGAGGCAGAGGAGTTTATACATACCTTGCCTGGGCAAGATACAGACCAGGATAGATTAATTGAGAAAGAAAATCTAAATTTAAAAACACGGTTTACAACAAAAGACGGCTTTACGACCTATCAGTTAGTAAAAGCAGGTTTAGGAGTGAGTTTTAATCAGGCTATGATCGCACAAGATTGGAAAGAAGATGTAGTGCAGTTACCTCTAACCCCACCACGTTTTGTCTCGCTGGGCCTGGCTTTGCCAAAACAGAAACCAACCTCTCCAGCGGTGCAACGCTTTCTCAAGTGCATGGAAGAGGAGTTTTCTGGCTTGGTAAACCCAACTCCTTGA
- a CDS encoding potassium channel family protein: MSDRTIGILGLGIFGSSVLAALAKHDMNIIAIDDHEERINQFEPVLARGVVGDITDEELLLSAGIDTCDTVVVATGENLESSVLAVMHCKSLGVPTVIAKVKSHTAKKVLEKIGADAVISPEFEMGRSLAQTILFHNSVDVFQLDKNVSIVEMKIPQSWVGKSLSQLDLRGRYNLNVLGFRAYENAPLDVQFGPNDLLQADAYIMAVINNQHLDTLAELSE; encoded by the coding sequence ATGTCAGATCGGACAATTGGAATTTTAGGTTTGGGAATTTTTGGGAGCAGTGTTTTGGCTGCCCTAGCCAAGCATGACATGAATATTATTGCTATTGATGACCACGAGGAACGCATTAATCAATTTGAACCTGTGCTGGCGCGTGGGGTAGTTGGAGATATCACGGATGAAGAACTCCTTCTATCAGCGGGGATTGACACTTGTGATACCGTAGTTGTCGCAACGGGTGAAAATCTGGAGTCCAGTGTTCTCGCGGTTATGCACTGCAAGAGTCTAGGAGTGCCGACTGTTATTGCCAAGGTCAAAAGTCATACAGCTAAAAAGGTTCTAGAAAAAATTGGCGCAGACGCAGTCATCTCACCAGAGTTTGAAATGGGGCGCTCATTGGCGCAGACCATCCTCTTTCATAACAGCGTAGACGTCTTTCAGCTGGACAAGAATGTATCGATTGTCGAGATGAAAATCCCCCAATCATGGGTAGGTAAAAGCCTCAGTCAGTTGGATTTGCGTGGGCGATACAACCTCAACGTACTTGGTTTTCGTGCCTACGAAAATGCTCCTCTGGATGTCCAATTCGGACCCAATGACCTTTTGCAGGCAGATGCCTACATCATGGCCGTCATTAATAACCAACATCTGGACACCCTAGCTGAACTGAGTGAGTAG
- a CDS encoding TetR/AcrR family transcriptional regulator: protein MDKTVFESFEDYLEEANYPQGKKKIMQAAVDLISTRSYHGTSTLHIAERAGLSQATLFKYFKTKDDLLTAILHPVVPSIFGSFFEELLAFETTEERVRYLVHDRMSYLKKNRALMKIILQESFSNKKLKNEQIFIWNAIQDKLRVLHKELLADPRVNPELTSPQMVRICVGPLLAYFAQLYIVSDNGEIKEEDLDLLEKQILGGLWK from the coding sequence ATGGATAAGACTGTTTTTGAATCGTTTGAAGATTACTTAGAAGAAGCGAATTACCCTCAAGGAAAGAAAAAAATCATGCAGGCAGCAGTGGATCTCATATCAACTAGGAGTTACCATGGGACCTCAACTCTTCACATAGCTGAGCGTGCTGGACTAAGCCAGGCAACTTTGTTTAAGTATTTTAAGACGAAGGATGATCTACTGACGGCTATTTTACATCCTGTAGTCCCAAGCATTTTCGGTAGTTTTTTTGAGGAACTCTTAGCTTTTGAAACGACAGAAGAGAGGGTTCGTTATCTCGTCCACGATCGTATGAGCTATCTCAAAAAAAATCGTGCTTTGATGAAAATCATTCTGCAGGAGAGTTTTTCAAATAAGAAACTAAAAAATGAACAGATTTTTATCTGGAATGCTATTCAAGATAAACTTCGAGTGCTTCATAAGGAATTGCTGGCAGATCCACGTGTAAATCCAGAGTTAACGAGTCCTCAAATGGTTCGTATTTGTGTTGGTCCATTGTTGGCTTACTTCGCTCAGCTTTATATCGTTAGCGATAATGGAGAAATAAAAGAGGAAGACTTAGACTTATTAGAAAAACAGATTTTAGGTGGTTTGTGGAAATAA
- a CDS encoding ABC transporter ATP-binding protein: MKTLLHLQDLVKSFDNQIVLNHVSFELQPGEIIGLIGPSGAGKSTMIKTTLGMEKADGGVALVLNHTMPNRHILGDIGYMAQSDALYESLSGQENLEFFGQLKGLSKKDLKAEIAHIAQVVDLTDYLNKAVSGYSGGMKRRLSLAIALLGNPQLLILDEPTVGIDPSLRKKIWKELFALRDNGIGILVTTHVMDEAELTDKVGLLLGGKIIAFDTPQHLKESYQVSSIEEVFLKAEGE, from the coding sequence ATGAAAACATTACTACATTTACAAGATTTAGTAAAATCTTTTGACAATCAAATAGTTCTGAATCATGTCAGCTTTGAATTGCAGCCAGGAGAAATTATAGGATTAATTGGTCCGTCTGGTGCTGGTAAATCAACTATGATTAAGACTACGTTAGGAATGGAAAAGGCTGATGGAGGCGTAGCTTTAGTGTTAAATCACACTATGCCCAATCGCCATATTTTAGGAGATATTGGCTATATGGCCCAATCAGATGCTTTATACGAGTCCTTGTCAGGCCAAGAAAATCTGGAATTTTTTGGTCAGCTAAAGGGGCTTTCTAAAAAAGACCTAAAGGCGGAAATTGCTCATATAGCTCAAGTAGTAGATCTGACAGACTACTTAAACAAGGCGGTATCTGGTTATTCTGGAGGAATGAAACGGCGTTTGTCTCTTGCTATCGCGCTGTTAGGAAATCCTCAACTCTTGATTTTGGACGAACCGACAGTTGGAATCGACCCTTCTCTTCGAAAGAAAATCTGGAAAGAATTATTCGCGCTTAGAGACAATGGGATTGGGATATTAGTTACTACCCATGTTATGGATGAAGCAGAGTTGACGGATAAGGTCGGCTTATTATTAGGCGGAAAAATCATTGCTTTTGATACACCGCAACACTTAAAAGAAAGTTATCAAGTTTCAAGTATTGAAGAAGTATTTTTAAAAGCAGAAGGTGAGTAA
- a CDS encoding ABC transporter permease gives MRTIAIAKKVIKELLRDKRTLALMFIAPVFIMWLMNLMFSASTAVNVKLATQDLPTGLVTKMDELDHVDIETYQDLDQAKEALANEKVDAVISYKDGEYQVDYANTDVSKTSMIRQVLRTSIASEGTDQLLSRVKQALPQLDSDAKIPEIKESYQYGDENTSFFTSMIPVLIGFVVFFFVFLISGMALLKERTSGTLERLLATPVKRSEIVYGYMLSYGIIAIFQTAVVVLAAIWLLDVEVVGSILNVIIVNVVLALVALAFGILLSTLAKSEFQMMQFIPLVIMPQLFFSGIIPLSSMGEWAPTVGKFLPLTYSGDAISQIILYGHNLGDILPNLGVLMIFLIILTILNIVGLRRYRKV, from the coding sequence ATGAGAACAATAGCGATTGCAAAAAAAGTCATCAAAGAATTACTTCGTGACAAACGAACTCTAGCCCTGATGTTTATAGCACCTGTTTTTATCATGTGGTTGATGAACCTCATGTTTTCAGCTAGTACAGCCGTGAATGTCAAGTTAGCGACACAAGATCTACCAACTGGTTTGGTAACGAAAATGGATGAGCTTGATCATGTGGACATCGAGACTTATCAAGACTTAGATCAGGCCAAAGAAGCGCTAGCAAATGAAAAAGTCGATGCTGTGATTTCTTATAAAGACGGTGAGTATCAGGTCGACTACGCAAATACAGATGTCTCCAAGACATCTATGATACGACAAGTGTTACGAACAAGTATCGCCAGTGAAGGCACCGATCAGTTACTATCTCGTGTCAAACAAGCTCTTCCACAATTGGACTCGGACGCAAAAATACCAGAAATCAAGGAGTCCTATCAATATGGAGATGAAAATACAAGCTTCTTTACCAGTATGATTCCGGTTTTGATAGGTTTTGTAGTTTTCTTCTTTGTCTTTTTGATTTCAGGTATGGCGCTTTTGAAAGAGCGCACCAGTGGAACGCTAGAACGTTTGTTAGCAACACCAGTGAAACGATCTGAAATCGTCTATGGCTATATGTTGTCTTACGGTATTATTGCGATTTTTCAAACGGCAGTTGTCGTCTTAGCAGCAATTTGGCTACTAGATGTAGAAGTTGTAGGAAGTATTTTAAATGTTATAATAGTTAATGTGGTACTGGCTCTTGTAGCACTAGCTTTTGGAATTCTCTTGTCTACTCTAGCAAAATCAGAATTCCAAATGATGCAATTTATTCCTCTCGTGATTATGCCCCAACTCTTTTTCTCAGGAATTATTCCATTGTCATCCATGGGAGAATGGGCTCCAACTGTGGGGAAATTTTTGCCATTAACCTATTCTGGTGATGCAATAAGCCAGATTATTCTTTACGGACACAATCTTGGTGATATTTTGCCAAATCTTGGTGTTTTAATGATTTTCTTGATCATTTTAACAATTCTCAATATTGTTGGATTGCGTCGTTATCGTAAAGTTTAG
- a CDS encoding carbohydrate-binding domain-containing protein: protein MKSKKWTLLATSLTAIVLMAACAQSTTTSNTNATTNSATTTATKTNQSSYFTEKDNDTSYDESTASKIELSGSSANVFGDGVTVSESTVTITKSGTYVISGQSDGVQIKIEADKSADVHLVLKGATMTNTNAAISATSAGHVYLTLAEGTTNSLSDSSSNSDEKADAALFSKVDLTINGKGTLNVDGKKNNGIKANDTLHITGGTYNITAVGDAFNVNDELNITGTTMTIDAKEDGVKVDNDEDTSVGTMYLSNNNITVTAGDDGIHASGDLVIDSGTYTVKNSTEGLEGKSITINGGDISIYSTDDGVNAANKNAQQNEIFFTMNGGNLTVEVGQGDTDPIDSNGNITVTGGTIKMTGQTGFDFDGTATYTGGDIYLNGEKQTEIVNSIPGGGGPNGGPQGDGPAPGGQG, encoded by the coding sequence ATGAAATCAAAAAAATGGACCCTACTCGCAACGAGTTTAACGGCAATAGTGCTGATGGCAGCATGTGCCCAGTCAACAACTACATCCAATACCAATGCAACGACAAATAGTGCCACAACAACTGCAACAAAGACAAACCAATCATCCTATTTTACAGAGAAGGACAATGATACTTCTTATGACGAAAGCACAGCTTCTAAGATTGAGTTATCTGGCTCATCAGCAAACGTCTTTGGGGATGGCGTGACAGTCTCTGAATCAACAGTGACCATCACAAAATCTGGGACCTATGTGATTTCAGGTCAGTCTGACGGAGTGCAGATCAAGATCGAGGCAGATAAGTCTGCAGATGTTCATCTAGTCCTAAAAGGCGCGACCATGACCAATACCAATGCAGCGATATCTGCGACATCAGCTGGTCATGTCTACTTGACTCTAGCAGAGGGAACCACCAACAGTCTCTCTGACTCAAGCTCTAACAGTGACGAAAAAGCAGACGCAGCTCTCTTTTCTAAGGTGGATTTGACCATCAACGGGAAAGGAACTCTCAATGTAGATGGCAAGAAGAACAATGGTATCAAGGCCAACGACACCCTCCACATCACGGGTGGAACCTATAACATCACAGCAGTTGGCGATGCCTTCAATGTCAATGATGAACTCAACATCACTGGTACGACCATGACCATCGATGCCAAAGAGGATGGGGTCAAGGTGGACAATGACGAGGATACTTCAGTTGGGACCATGTACCTATCCAACAACAACATCACCGTCACAGCAGGAGATGATGGCATCCACGCATCTGGAGACCTCGTCATCGATAGTGGTACCTACACCGTCAAGAATTCGACAGAAGGACTTGAAGGTAAGTCAATCACTATCAACGGTGGGGATATTAGCATCTACTCAACAGATGATGGAGTCAACGCAGCTAACAAAAACGCCCAACAGAATGAAATCTTCTTCACTATGAACGGCGGGAATCTGACTGTAGAAGTCGGCCAAGGAGACACAGACCCAATCGACTCAAACGGCAATATTACGGTCACAGGTGGGACCATTAAAATGACTGGTCAAACAGGTTTTGACTTTGATGGAACAGCGACCTACACAGGTGGAGATATCTATCTCAACGGTGAAAAACAAACGGAAATCGTCAATTCTATACCTGGAGGCGGTGGACCAAATGGAGGCCCTCAAGGCGACGGTCCAGCCCCTGGCGGACAAGGATAA
- a CDS encoding TrkH family potassium uptake protein codes for MLFKSFLEKIKTILGRLSPARRIFLSFALVIFLGSLLLSLPFVQAETSQATYFDHLFTTVSMVCVTGLFTQPVASTYNIWGQLICMLLIQIGGLGLMTFIGIFYIQGKQKLSLRGRETIQESFSYGETQSLKDFIRSIFLTTFLVEGIGAFLLSFRFIPEFGWGRGILTSIFLAVSAFCNAGFDNFGSTSLLAFQTDTLINLVIAGLIITGGLGFMVWFDLATQFGKKKKRRLRFHTKLVLFLTAGILLFGTVSTLFIEWNNPGTIGNLSAPEKLLVSFFQTVSMRTAGFASIDYTQARPVTLLIYILQMFLGGAPGGTAGGLKITTFFVLLVFARSELLGLPHANVARRTIEPRTVQKSFSVFIIFLLTFLLGLILLGITAEGNPRFIYLMFETISALATVGVTANLTPELGKIALSIVMLLMFIGRIGPLTLLVSVAEYQPDKKDTIHYMKADITIG; via the coding sequence ATGTTATTCAAATCTTTTTTGGAAAAAATCAAGACGATACTGGGACGCTTGTCGCCAGCCCGTCGCATCTTTTTAAGTTTTGCCCTAGTAATCTTCTTGGGTTCTCTCCTTTTAAGTCTCCCCTTTGTGCAAGCAGAAACGTCACAAGCGACCTACTTTGACCATCTCTTTACGACCGTGTCCATGGTCTGTGTGACAGGGCTCTTTACCCAGCCGGTAGCCTCTACTTACAATATATGGGGCCAGCTGATTTGCATGCTCTTGATCCAGATCGGTGGATTGGGGCTTATGACCTTTATCGGAATCTTTTATATCCAAGGCAAGCAAAAGCTCAGTCTTCGTGGTCGTGAGACTATTCAAGAAAGTTTCAGTTATGGAGAAACCCAGTCTCTAAAGGATTTCATTCGTTCAATCTTTCTGACGACTTTTCTAGTGGAAGGGATCGGTGCCTTTCTCTTGAGTTTCCGCTTTATTCCTGAATTTGGCTGGGGGCGAGGGATTCTAACCTCTATCTTTTTGGCTGTTTCAGCTTTCTGCAATGCTGGATTTGATAATTTTGGAAGTACGAGTTTGCTAGCCTTTCAAACGGATACCTTGATCAATCTAGTGATTGCAGGATTGATTATCACGGGGGGGCTAGGATTTATGGTCTGGTTTGACCTAGCGACCCAGTTTGGGAAAAAGAAAAAACGCCGTCTGCGTTTCCATACCAAGTTGGTTCTCTTTTTAACGGCGGGAATTTTACTCTTTGGAACCGTATCGACTTTGTTCATCGAGTGGAATAATCCTGGGACGATCGGAAATCTCAGCGCTCCAGAGAAATTGCTGGTTAGTTTCTTCCAGACCGTCAGCATGAGAACGGCAGGCTTTGCTTCCATTGACTACACCCAGGCTAGACCAGTTACCTTACTGATCTACATTTTGCAGATGTTTCTGGGCGGGGCACCAGGAGGGACAGCAGGGGGGCTCAAGATTACGACCTTCTTTGTCTTGTTGGTCTTTGCTCGTAGCGAACTATTGGGCTTGCCTCATGCCAATGTGGCTCGGAGGACCATTGAACCCCGAACCGTGCAAAAATCTTTCAGTGTCTTTATTATCTTCTTGCTAACTTTCTTGCTGGGCTTGATTCTACTAGGGATAACAGCAGAGGGAAATCCGCGCTTCATCTACCTCATGTTTGAGACCATTTCAGCCCTTGCGACAGTTGGAGTGACGGCAAATTTAACACCGGAGCTAGGCAAGATAGCCCTCAGCATCGTTATGCTGCTGATGTTTATCGGCCGTATTGGTCCCTTGACACTACTGGTCAGTGTAGCGGAATACCAGCCAGACAAGAAAGACACGATTCACTATATGAAAGCAGATATCACTATCGGATAA
- a CDS encoding nucleoside phosphorylase has product MIQKHAIPILEFDDNPQAVLMPNHEGLDLKLPKKCIYAFLEEEIDRYAQEVGADCIGEFVSATKTYPVYVINYKGEEICLTQAPVGSAPAAQFMDWLIGYGVEQIISTGTCGVLADIEENAFLVPVRALRDEGTSYHYVAPSRYMEMQIEAVSAIEQVLEQRGIPYEEVMTWTTDGFYRETAEKVAYRKEEGCAVVEMECSALAAVAQLRGVVWGELLFTADSLADLDNYDSRDWGSEAFDKALELCLAIVHHM; this is encoded by the coding sequence ATGATTCAGAAGCATGCGATTCCCATTTTAGAGTTTGATGACAATCCCCAAGCGGTCCTTATGCCGAATCACGAGGGTTTAGACTTAAAGTTGCCAAAGAAGTGTATCTATGCATTTTTGGAGGAGGAGATTGACCGCTACGCTCAGGAAGTAGGAGCGGACTGTATTGGTGAGTTCGTTTCGGCCACCAAGACTTATCCGGTCTACGTCATCAATTACAAGGGCGAGGAGATTTGTCTGACCCAGGCGCCCGTAGGCTCTGCCCCAGCGGCCCAGTTTATGGATTGGTTGATTGGCTATGGTGTGGAGCAAATCATTTCCACTGGAACCTGTGGCGTCCTAGCCGATATAGAGGAGAATGCCTTTCTCGTCCCTGTTCGCGCTTTGCGAGATGAGGGGACCAGCTACCACTATGTGGCGCCTTCTCGTTATATGGAGATGCAGATTGAGGCTGTCTCTGCTATTGAGCAAGTCTTGGAGCAAAGAGGCATTCCTTACGAGGAGGTCATGACATGGACGACAGATGGTTTTTATCGAGAGACGGCTGAAAAGGTTGCCTATCGTAAGGAAGAAGGCTGTGCTGTTGTGGAGATGGAGTGCTCGGCTCTTGCGGCAGTAGCTCAGCTACGTGGAGTTGTCTGGGGAGAGTTGCTCTTTACCGCAGATTCCTTGGCGGATCTAGACAACTACGACAGTCGTGACTGGGGCTCAGAAGCTTTTGATAAGGCACTCGAACTCTGTCTTGCCATTGTGCACCACATGTGA